A genomic segment from Ornithorhynchus anatinus isolate Pmale09 chromosome 16, mOrnAna1.pri.v4, whole genome shotgun sequence encodes:
- the POU3F1 gene encoding POU domain, class 3, transcription factor 1, whose product MATTAQYLPRGPGGGAGAAGPLMHPDAAAAAAAAAAAAAERLHAGAAYREVQKLMHHEWLGAGHPVGLTHHQWLPAGGGGGGDWGGGPHLDHGKGGGGGGRGDESGGFHARLVHQGPAHAGAAWAPGGTAHHLGPAMSPSPGAGGGHQPQPLGLYGQAAYPGAGGGTGAGAGAGAGLAGLLAGAGGGAGPGLHHALHEDGHEAPLEPSPPPHLGGHGHAGGLHAGHLHPGPGGAGGAGGAGGSSSVGEHSDEDAPSSDDLEQFAKQFKQRRIKLGFTQADVGLALGTLYGNVFSQTTICRFEALQLSFKNMCKLKPLLNKWLEETDSSTGSPTNLDKIAAQGRKRKKRTSIEVGVKGALESHFLKCPKPSAHEITGLADSLQLEKEVVRVWFCNRRQKEKRMTPAPGAAHPPMDDVYAPGELGPNGTGPGAGPGAGAGAGTGPGGSSPPSGPPPPPPPAPLHHHHHHHHTLQASVQ is encoded by the exons ATGGCCACCACGGCGCAGTACCTTCCGCGGGGcccgggcggaggggccggggccgccgggcctcTCATGCACCCggatgcggcggcggcggcggcggcggcggcggcggcggcggcggagcggcTCCACGCGGGGGCCGCCTACCGCGAGGTGCAGAAGCTGATGCACCACGAGTGGCTGGGCGCGGGgcaccccgtggggctcacccacCACCAGTGGCTGCCcgccg gaggaggaggaggaggggactgggGCGGCGGCCCCCACCTGGACCACGgcaagggcggcggcggcggcggccggggcgacGAGAGCGGCGGCTTCCACGCGCGGCTGGTGCACCAGGGGCCGGCCCACGCGGGAGCGGCGTGGGCGCCCGGCGGGACGGCCCACCACCTGGGCCCCGCCATGAGCCcgtcccccggggccggcgggggccacCAGCCGCAGCCGCTGGGGCTGTACGGCCAGGCGGCCTAccccggggccggaggagggaccggggcgggcgccggggccggggccgggctggcGGGGCtgctggccggggccgggggcggcgcggggcccggGCTGCACCACGCGCTGCACGAGGACGGGCACGAGGCGCCGCTGGAGCCGTCGCCGCCGCCCCACCTGGGCGGACACGGACACGCGGGGGGGCTCCACGCGGGACACCTgcaccccgggcccggcggggccggcggggccggcggggccggcggctcgTCGTCGGTCGGGGAGCACTCGGACGAGGACGCCCCCAGCTCCGACGACCTGGAGCAGTTCGCCAAGCAGTTCAAGCAGCGGCGGATCAAACTGGGCTTCACCCAGGCCGACGTGGGCCTGGCCCTGGGCACCCTGTACGGCAACGTCTTCTCGCAGACCACCATCTGCCGCTTCGAGGCCCTGCAGCTCAGCTTCAAGAACATGTGCAAGCTCAAGCCGCTGCTGAACAAGTGGCTGGAGGAGACCGACTCGTCCACCGGCAGCCCCACCAACCTGGACAAGATCGCGGCCCAGGGCCGCAAGCGCAAGAAGCGCACGTCCATCGAGGTGGGGGTCAAGGGCGCCCTGGAGAGCCACTTCCTCAAGTGCCCCAAGCCCTCGGCCCACGAGATCACCGGCCTGGCCGACAGCctgcagctggagaaggaggtggtgcgCGTCTGGTTCTGCAaccggaggcagaaggagaagcgCATGACCCCCGCGCCCGGAGCCGCTCACCCGCCCATGGACGACGTCTACGCGCCCGGGGAGCTGGGCCCCAACgggaccgggcccggggcggggcccggggccggggccggggccgggaccggcccggggggcTCCTCTCCGCCCTcggggccccccccgccgccgccccccgcccccctgcaccatcaccaccatcaccaccacacgCTGCAGGCCTCCGTGCAGTGA